Below is a genomic region from Sulfitobacter sp. OXR-159.
TGTGGGCGCATTGCGGCGGGCAAAGATCAGCACGATCACAAAGACGATAACGATGATGAAGGGCAGGATCATAAGATAACCAAAGGCCCGGCGCTTGGCCGGGCCCTGTTGTCTTTAGACGGTCCGTTCGACCATCAGTTTCTTGATATTGGCAATCGCCGCTGCCGGGTTCAGCCCCTTGGGGCAGGTCTTGGCGCAGTTCATGATCGTGTGGCAACGGTAGAGCTTGAACGGGTCTTCGAGGTCGTCCAGTCGCTCGCCCGTGGCCTCATCCCGGCTGTCGATGATCCAGCGGTAGGCGTGCAGCAAGGCGGCTGGCCCAAGGTAGCGGTCGCCGTTCCACCAGTAGCTGGGGCAGGAAGTCGAGCAGCAGGCGCACATGATGCACTCATAGAGGCCATCGAGCTTGGCGCGGTCGTCGATCGACTGTTTCCACTCCTTGCGCGGCTCAGGCGTCTCGGTTTCCAGCCAAGGCTGGATCGAGGCGTGCTGGGCGTAGAAGTGGGTCAGATCGGGGATCAGGTCTTTGACCACCGGCATATGCGGCAGCGGGTAGATTTTGACCACGCCGTTGATCTCTTCCATGCCGTAGGTGCAGGCCAGCGTGTTGATCCCGTCGATATTCATCGCGCAGGAGCCACAGATGCCCTCGCGGCAGGAGCGGCGGAAGGTCAGCGTGGGGTCAATCTCGTTTTTGATCTTGATCAGCGCATCAAGGATCATCGGCCCGCAATCGTCCATATCGACGAAATAGGTGTCGAGCGCCGGGTTCTTCCCGTCGTCGGGGTTCCAGCGGTAGATGTGGAACTCACGCAGGTTGGTAGCGCCTTGCGGCTTGGGCCATGTCTTGCCGCTGGTCATGCGGGAGTTTTTCGGAAGCGTCAGTTGAACCATTGTGCGTCTCCTAAAGCGTCAGACCGGCTGCGGGCGCGGCGGCCAGCAGGCAGGTACGGGTCTCGGGGCGCGACAGGATGGTGCGCACGGTGCCCGCTGTTGTGTCATCCACGCCGACCACGGCGGCGCGGGCCAATTCGCGCAGTTCCAGCGCGTCGGCATTGTCGATGATGCAGTCGGTGAAGGGGGTGATCAGCTCTTTGGGGACCTGCGGAAAGCGGGTGGCCAAGATTTCGGTCACCACGCCTTTGGAGCCTTGGCGGGCGGTGTCATCCACCGCCTGCTGGACTTCGACACAGCCCGAGAGAGCGAACAACGTGGCCGCGATGAGTGCTGTGCGAACCATCAATACACCCGTGCCTTGGGGGCGATCTTCTTCATGTCGATCCCGCCCTCGTCTTCCTTGGTCAGCGGATCGAGGTGCACGGCGCGGTAGGTGAGTTTCGCGTCATTGCCATCGAACCACGCCAGCGAGTGCTTGCGCCACTCGTCGTCGTTCCGATCCGGGTAGTCCTCATGGGCGTGTGCACCACGGCTCTCTTTCCGCGCAGCGGCGGCGGTGATCGTGGCGGTGGCGTTGGGCATGAGGTTGGTCAGCTCCAGCGTTTCCATCAGGTCCGAGTTCCACACGAGGCTGCGGTCGGTGACATGCAGGTCCTTCAGCTTGTCAGCGACTTCGATCATCTTCTCGCGGCCCTCTTCCAGCGTCTTATCGGTGCGGAAAACGGCGGCATCGGCCTGCATGGTTTTCTGCATCTCAAGCCGCAGCTCGGCGGTGGGCGTGCCGCCCTTGGCGTTGCGCAGACCGTCGAAGCGATCGAATGCCTTCTCGACCGATTTGAGGTTCGGCGCGGGCACCGGGCTGTCGGCGTCGACGATCTTGGCCGCACGGATTGCAGCGGCGCGGCCAAAGACCACGAGGTCAATGAGCGAGTTGGAGCCGAGACGGTTCGCACCATGCACCGAAGCACAGCCCGCTTCGCCCACGG
It encodes:
- a CDS encoding succinate dehydrogenase iron-sulfur subunit — translated: MVQLTLPKNSRMTSGKTWPKPQGATNLREFHIYRWNPDDGKNPALDTYFVDMDDCGPMILDALIKIKNEIDPTLTFRRSCREGICGSCAMNIDGINTLACTYGMEEINGVVKIYPLPHMPVVKDLIPDLTHFYAQHASIQPWLETETPEPRKEWKQSIDDRAKLDGLYECIMCACCSTSCPSYWWNGDRYLGPAALLHAYRWIIDSRDEATGERLDDLEDPFKLYRCHTIMNCAKTCPKGLNPAAAIANIKKLMVERTV